The DNA sequence CAAGGACACCGGCCTGGTGACCCTGCTCGGCCCCGCCGAACACGGCGGTGGCGGGCAGACCTGGGACACCGCCTACCGCGTCACCCGCGAGATCGCCCGCGCGGACGGCTCGATCGGGCAGCTGCTCGGTTACCACTACCTGTGGGCGTGGGCGGCGCGGCTGGTCGCGACCGACGAACAGATCGCCGCTGTAGAAGAGCTTTACACCACCAACAACTTCTTCTTCGGCGGCGCGGTCAACCCGCGCGACTCCGACCTGACCATCACGCAGGACGGCGACGACATCGTCTACAACGGACACAAGTCGTTCTCGACCGGCAGTAAGGTGTCCGACCTGACCGTGCTGGAAGGCATCCTGGAGGGAACTGAGGATCACGTCTTCGCGATCGTCCCGTCCAACCAGGACGGTATCGTCTTCCACGACGACTGGGACAACCTCGGCCAGCGGCTCACCGAATCCGGCAGCGTCACGATCACCGACGTCCGGGTGCCGTGGGCGAGCGCGGCCGGGTACGTCGACCGGACTTTCCGGCCGTTGACGTACAACACGCTCAACGTCCCGGCGATCCAGCTCGTGTTCACCAACTTCTACCTCGGCATCGCCCAGGGCGCGCTCGAGGCCGGGCTGGCCTACACCCGCGAACGCACGCGGGCGTGGCCGTACGGCGGCGACGACAAGGACGCCGCCACCGAGGAGTGGTACATCCTCGACGGCTACGGCGACCTGCAGGCGAAGCTGTGGGCGGCCGAGGCGCTCACCGACAAGGCCGGCGCGGCGATCTCGCGCGTGCTGCACGCGCCACGGGAAGAGCTGACGCCGGAAGCGCGTGGCGAGCTCGCCGTGCTGATCGCCGCGGCCAAACAGCGCGTCATCGAAACCGGGCTGGAGATCGGGACGAAGATCTTCGAGCTGACCGGCGCCCGGGCGAGCGCGGCGAAGTACGGCCTGGACCGGTTCTGGCGGAACCTCCGCACGCACTCGCTGCACGACCCGGTGGCCTACAAGCGGCGTGAAGTCGGGGTGTACGCGCTGCGCGGCGAGGTGCCCGAGCCGACCTGGTACACCTGAGCCGCAGTCTCATATTGCGACAGCCGGGCGGCCGCCACCGTCCTAGGTTCGGTGGGCGGCCGTGCCCGGACGCGGGTGCCGGGCGGTCGCCGGAGGCGACGATGAAGGCGCTGGTCTACCACGGTCCGGGCGCGAAGGCCTGGGAAGACGTCCCGGACGCCGCCGTCCAGGAGCCCACCGACGTGGTCGTGCGCGTCGACACGACCACCATCTGCGGCACCGACCTGCACATCCTGCAGGGCGACGTCGCCGCGGTGACCGACGGCCGGATCCTCGGCCACGAAGCGGTCGGCACGGTGACGGCGGTCGGCGACGCGGTCCGTGCGTTCGCCGTCGGCGACCGGGTGCTCGTCCCGGCGATCACGCAGTGCGGGCGGTGCGAGTACTGCGGCCGCGGGATGCCGTCGCACTGCCGGACGGTCGGTGGCATCGGCTGGATCTTCGGCCACCTCATCGACGGCACCCAGGCCGAGCTGGTGCGCGTCCCGTTCGCGGACACGTCACTGTACGCGGTCCCGGACGACGTCACCAACGAACAGGCGATCTTCCTGGCCGACTCGCTGCCGACGGGTTACGAGGTCGGCGTCCTGGCCGGCCGCGTCCGCCCGGGCGACACGGTGGCGGTCGTCGGCGCGGGCGCGGTCGGCCTGTCGGCGATCCTCACGACGGGCCTGTGGGGCGCGTCGAAGGTGATCGCGGTGGACTCCGACAAGTTCCGCCTCGAGAAGGCCCTCGACTTCGGCGCGACGGACGCGATCGAGGCCGGCCCGGACACTCGCGCCGACGTACTGGGCCTGACCGACGGCCTCGGCGTCGACGTCTCGATCGAGGCGGTCGGCTACCCCCAGACCCTGCAGACCGCGGCATCCCTGGTCCGCCCCGGCGGCCGCATCGCGAACATCGGCGTCCACGGCGTCCCGGTCGAGCTGCCGATGCAGGAGATGTGGATCCAGAACATCACCCTGACGATGGGCCTGGTGGACACGGTCTCGATCCCGACGCTGCTGAAGATGGTGTCCTCGGGCCGCATCCCGGCGGAGAAGATGGGCACCCACACGTTCACCTTCGCCGAGATGGACGAGGCGTACGAGGTCTTCGCCAACGCGGCGGCCAACTCGGCGCTGAAGGTGATCATCACCCCCTGACAGCCGGCGACGGGGACGGCCCGGCGTCAGGTCATCGTCGGGTCGCCCCAGGCCAGCTCGGGCGGCCGGCCCATCCGGGGCCGCACCGGGACCGCGGCGCCGCCGAAGGGTGAGGCGGTGACCCCGGGGCGGGACATCTCCAGCCGCAGCCGGAGCGCCCCGGTGACGTCGAGGTCGATCGTGGCCGGCTTCCCGAGCGCCACCTGGTGGGCGGACTGCGGGGCGCCGTCGAGGAAGACCTGGAAGTGCCCGACCTGGAACGGATCGGCGGCGTCGTCGAGCACCCCGACGACGGCGGTCAGCCGCTGGTAGTGGCCGCCGAGGTCCATCTCGACGTACCCACCCGAGCCGGTCGGGCGTTTGGTGGGCCGCAGCACGATGCTGTTGTCGTAGCGGATCCCGTCGATCAAGGCGCTGTCGCGGCGGATCCCGCTGCTGGCCACGACCCACGGCAGCTCGTTGGCCGGCGTCGGCCGGGGCTCCCGGGAACCGCCGCCGCGCCACTCGCCGCGCTGGGGCATCGAGTACTGGCCGTGCCCGGTGATCGCGGTGAGCAGGTCGGCGATCCCGGCATCGGTGAACTCGTCGATGTGGTACCTCGTCGTCGAATGGCCGTTGAGGAACACCGGGATCTCGTCGACCGAGCGCCCCGGCAGGATCACGGGCAGCACGCGTTCCGTTTCCCGGCGCAGGTCCCGGGTCAGGTTGTCCCGGATGATCCCCGCCTCGAACTGCGCGCCCCGCCCCTCGTCGGACGCGGCCGTGCCGTCGGCCCGGCGTTTGTACTCGGGCGAGGCGATGACCAGGATGAAGTCCGCTTTGGTGAGGTGCTCGACGGCCCACAGGGACCAGTCCCGGCGCCGGTTGTCGTACCAGGCGTCGAGGTGCACGTCCAAGCCGATGGCGGCGCGCAGGAACCTCGCGAACTTCTCCACGAGTTCCTTGTGTTCGGGGGTGTCGTGCGAGTAGGTGACGAACACCCGTGGCGCGTCGCGGTCGGCCATCGACACTCCTCCTGAAGGACAAGTCGGTGATTCACCGATCCGAATGACCGGTGTTGCGGAACCATTTATCGCGCGGCCGCACTGAGCCGCAAGCCTGTCATCTATCGATTTTCCGTGGATCTGTCAAGCTCGGGTTGTCGATCATCCACAGTGGTGGCCAGTAAATGTCCACAATCTGTCAGGTTTCTCGTCTACTTCGGTGGTGCACGTCGATCTAGGCTGTGATCCGCCTGGTGGGGAGCGGTGAAGGAGCGGCGGCACGCGTGTACCAGTACGACGTCTTCATCAGCTACCAACGTGGCGACCGGGTCGTTCCGACGTGGGTCCGGAATCATTTTCATCCACGGCTGTCGGAATTGCTCGACAGCAATCTCGACCGTGAGGTGAAGGTCTTCTTCGACGAGACGCTGCCCACCGGTTCGAACTGGCCGGTGGAACTGCGGACCGCGCTGCAGCGCACGCGAATCCTGGTGCCGGTGTGCTCGCCGAAGTACTTCCAGAGCGAGTGGTGCCTCGCCGAATGGCACTCGATGGCGAAACGCGAGGAGCTGGTCGGCCGCGCGTCGCCGGGCCAACCGCGGCTGATCTACCCCGTGATCTTCTGCGACTCGCGGAACTTCCCGGCGTACGCGCACGAACGCAGCATGCAGGACCTGAAGAAGTGGAACCTGCCCTACGAGCACTTCCAGGCTTCGCAGGCGTACCTGGAGTTCCACCAGAAGGTCGAGGAGATCGCCGAAGAGCTCGAAGACCTGATCGCGCTGGCCCCGGAGTGGCGGCCGGACTGGCCCGTCGACACCCCAATGCCGGAGCCGCCGAACCGGCCCCGGATGCCGAGGTTCTGAGGGATGCCGGGGTCGGTCTTCACCTTCTACTCGTACAAGGGCGGCGTCGGCCGCAGCTTCACCCTGGCCAACGTCGCCGTGCTGCTGGCGCGGTGGGGGAACCGGGTGTTGTGCCTGGACTGGGACCTGGAGGCACCCGGCCTGAGCGACTACTTCCGGGAGAAGCTGACCGGACCGCCGGTCCGCGGGGTCGTCGACCTCGTCGACGACTTCCGCGCCGGCCGCTTCGACCCGGCGATGCACATCACCCGGCTGACCGGCGTCGGCGCGCTCGACTTCGTCGCGGCCGGGCGCGAAGAACCCGGGTACGCCGGGCGCGTCCAGGACATCGGCTGGGAGGCCCTCTACGACGACGGGTTCGGCGACTACCTCGAGCGGTGCCGTGAGTGGTGGACGGCCGAGTACGACTTCGTCCTGATCGACAGCCGCACCGGGATCTCCGACATCGGCGGCATCTGCACGGCGCACCTGCCGGACCACCTCGTGGTCCTGTTCACGGCGAACATGCAGAGCGTGCGCGGGGCCGTCGACCTCGCCCGGCGCGCGGACGTCGCCCGCGACCGGATGCCGTTCGACCGCCCCCGGCTCACCGTGCTGCCGGTGCTGTCCCGGTTCGACAACCGCGAGGAGTACGACCGGTCGGAGAAGTGGCGGCGCATCTGCGTCGAGGAGACGGCCGACCTGTACCGGACCTGGCTCGACCAGACCGTCGATGCCGACGCGATGTCCCGGCACCTGACGCTGCCCTACGTC is a window from the Amycolatopsis sp. NBC_00355 genome containing:
- a CDS encoding alcohol dehydrogenase catalytic domain-containing protein, whose amino-acid sequence is MKALVYHGPGAKAWEDVPDAAVQEPTDVVVRVDTTTICGTDLHILQGDVAAVTDGRILGHEAVGTVTAVGDAVRAFAVGDRVLVPAITQCGRCEYCGRGMPSHCRTVGGIGWIFGHLIDGTQAELVRVPFADTSLYAVPDDVTNEQAIFLADSLPTGYEVGVLAGRVRPGDTVAVVGAGAVGLSAILTTGLWGASKVIAVDSDKFRLEKALDFGATDAIEAGPDTRADVLGLTDGLGVDVSIEAVGYPQTLQTAASLVRPGGRIANIGVHGVPVELPMQEMWIQNITLTMGLVDTVSIPTLLKMVSSGRIPAEKMGTHTFTFAEMDEAYEVFANAAANSALKVIITP
- a CDS encoding SEFIR domain-containing protein, with product MADRDAPRVFVTYSHDTPEHKELVEKFARFLRAAIGLDVHLDAWYDNRRRDWSLWAVEHLTKADFILVIASPEYKRRADGTAASDEGRGAQFEAGIIRDNLTRDLRRETERVLPVILPGRSVDEIPVFLNGHSTTRYHIDEFTDAGIADLLTAITGHGQYSMPQRGEWRGGGSREPRPTPANELPWVVASSGIRRDSALIDGIRYDNSIVLRPTKRPTGSGGYVEMDLGGHYQRLTAVVGVLDDAADPFQVGHFQVFLDGAPQSAHQVALGKPATIDLDVTGALRLRLEMSRPGVTASPFGGAAVPVRPRMGRPPELAWGDPTMT
- a CDS encoding toll/interleukin-1 receptor domain-containing protein, coding for MYQYDVFISYQRGDRVVPTWVRNHFHPRLSELLDSNLDREVKVFFDETLPTGSNWPVELRTALQRTRILVPVCSPKYFQSEWCLAEWHSMAKREELVGRASPGQPRLIYPVIFCDSRNFPAYAHERSMQDLKKWNLPYEHFQASQAYLEFHQKVEEIAEELEDLIALAPEWRPDWPVDTPMPEPPNRPRMPRF